A single Pan troglodytes isolate AG18354 chromosome 19, NHGRI_mPanTro3-v2.0_pri, whole genome shotgun sequence DNA region contains:
- the LOC746725 gene encoding LOW QUALITY PROTEIN: TBC1 domain family member 3G (The sequence of the model RefSeq protein was modified relative to this genomic sequence to represent the inferred CDS: substituted 1 base at 1 genomic stop codon) yields MGDGPLVHPEYTGQVSGQAPLTLAGETELPPVTAREVKQMWREMRRTSKWMEMLGEWETYKNSTKLIDRVYKGIPMNIRGPVWSVLLNIQEIKSKNPTKYKIMKEKGKRSSEHIHHIDLDVSGTLRKHIFFRDRYGAKQRELFYILLAYSEYNPEVGYCRDLSYITALFLLYLPEEDAFWALVQLLASERHSLQXFHSPNGRTVQGLQDQQEHVVATSQPKTMWHQDKEGLCGQYSSLGCLIRILIDGISLGLTLRLWDVYLVEGEQALMPITRIAFKVQQKRLMKTSRCGPWARFWNRFVDTWARDDDTVLKHLRASMKKLTRKQEDLPPPAKPEQGSSASRPVPASRGGKTLCKGDRQAPPGPPARFPRPIWSASPPRAPRSSTPCPGGAVREDTYPVGTQGVPSPALAQGGPQGSWRFLQWNSMPRLPTDLDVEGPWFRHYDFRQSCWVRAISQEDQLAPCWQAEHPAERVRSAFAALSHNVGMDFPALQCTQH; encoded by the exons ATGGGGGATGGGCCCCTGGTGCACCCAGAGTACACCGGGCAGGTCTCAGGGCAGGCTCCCTTGACCCTGGCGGG TGAGACGGAGCTGCCTCCTGTGACTGCGCGGGAGGTGAAG CAAATGTGGCGGGAGATGAGACGAACAAGCAAGTGGATGGAAATGCTGGGAGAATGGGAGACGTATAAGAACAGTACCAAA CTGATAGATCGAGTGTACAAGGGCATTCCCATGAACATCCGGGGCCCGGTGTGGTCAGTCCTCCTAAACATTCAGGAAATCAAGTcgaaaaaccccacaaaatacAAG ATCATGAAGGAGAAGGGCAAGAGGTCATCTGAGCACATCCACCACATCGACCTGGACGTAAGCGGGACATTAAGGAAGCATATCTTCTTCAGGGATCGATATGGAGCCAA GCAGCGGGAACTATTCTACATCCTCCTGGCATATTCGGAGTATAACCCG GAGGTGGGCTACTGCAGGGACCTGAGCTACATCACCGCCTTGTTCCTCCTTTATCTTCCTGAGGAGGATGCATTCTGGGCACTGGTGCAGCTGCTGGCCAGTGAGAGGCACTCCCTGCAGT GATTTCACAGCCCAAATGGCAGGACCGTCCAGGGGCTTCAAGACCAACAGGAGCATGTGGTAGCCACGTCACAACCCAAGACCATGTGGCATCAG GATAAGGAAGGTCTATGTGGGCAGTATTCCTCGTTAGGCTGCCTCATCCGGATATTGATTGACGGG ATCTCTCTCGGGCTCACCCTGCGCCTGTGGGACGTGTATCTGGTAGAAGGCGAACAGGCGTTGATGCCGATAACAAGAATCGCCTTTAAGGTTCAGCAGA AGCGCCTCATGAAGACATCCAGGTGTGGCCCGTGGGCACGTTTTTGGAACCGGTTCGTTGATACCTGGGCCAGGGATGATGACACTGTGCTCAAGCATCTTAGGGCCTCTATGAAGAAACTAACAAGAAAGCAGGAGGACCTGCCACCCCCAG CCAAACCCGAGCAAGGGTCGTCGGCATCCAGGCCTGTGCCGGCTTCACGTGGCGGGAAGACCCTCTGCAAGGGGGACAGGCAGGCCCCTCCAGGCCCACCAGCCCGGTTCCCGCGGCCCATTTGGTCAGCTTCCCCGCCACGGGCACCTCGTTCTTCCACACCCTGTCCTGGTGGGGCTGTCCGGGAAGACACCTACCCTGTGGGCACTCAGGGTGTGCCCAGCCCggccctggctcagggaggaCCCCAGGGTTCCTGGAGATTCCTGCAGTGGAACTCCATGCCCCGCCTCCCAACGGACCTGGACGTAGAGGGCCCTTGGTTCCGCCATTATGATTTCAGACAGAGCTGCTGGGTCCGTGCCATATCCCAGGAGGACCAGCTGGCCCCCTGCTGGCAGGCTGAACACCCTGCGGAGCGGGTGAGATCGGCTTTCGCTGCACTGAGCCACAACGTGGGCATGGACTTCCCGGCCCTGCAGTGCACCCAGCACTGA